A section of the Elizabethkingia anophelis R26 genome encodes:
- a CDS encoding M61 family metallopeptidase, with translation MNKITTLIGALAVTMVSAQSIKTNIDLVNIKDDKVAVTMEFPKMKSSYVKFHFPKTVPGTYSVDDYGRFIEGIKFYDNKGRELPYTKVDDNTYTLKNARDLTKVTYLVNDSFDEETDTSKHKAVFSPSGTDIEENKVHLINTHGFIGYIDKMQDVPYRLVIQKPADFYGTTALVDQDKSDVTDTYVLANYAKVTDSPLMYTKPNYTSFNAGGMDLVLGVYSPTGKYKAADFKDNLEKMVVAQKKFLGDMNTNKKYAIMLYLSGGDGPGIKGYGALEHHESTSVVLPEAMSKEAIDKAITDVVSHEFFHTVNPLKTHSEEIHYFDYADPKMSQHLWMYEGGTEYFANLFQIQEGLIDKNDFLTRINQKIAGSKRYKDTLPFTVMSKNILQDAYKDQYANVYEKGTLLTMCLDIELRELSKGEMGYRDMIRKLSQRFGENKPFKDDKLIDELVIVTGYPQVRDFYNKYIAGNEPTPYEKYLNKVGVEVVKTEKPIFWLTKNPNGTTSYNNKDNTFTFTPDAEVSPFGKSIGFKTTDEFLAVNGKTIDVSKMKDFINYMSSIKEGEDVTITVLRQNGDKKEKIDLKGKAIIDKLVNEKLQYKANPTPAEQKLQNQWLTGKK, from the coding sequence ATGAATAAAATTACAACCCTGATAGGAGCTTTAGCCGTTACTATGGTCAGTGCTCAGTCGATTAAAACGAACATCGACCTTGTTAATATAAAAGATGACAAAGTAGCGGTGACAATGGAGTTTCCGAAAATGAAGTCATCCTATGTAAAATTTCATTTTCCGAAAACAGTTCCCGGAACTTATTCTGTAGACGATTACGGAAGATTTATAGAAGGTATCAAATTTTACGACAATAAAGGAAGAGAATTGCCTTACACAAAGGTTGATGACAATACTTATACACTTAAAAATGCACGCGACCTGACTAAAGTTACTTATCTGGTTAATGACAGCTTCGATGAAGAAACAGATACCTCAAAACACAAAGCGGTATTTTCTCCTTCAGGAACGGATATTGAAGAAAATAAGGTACATTTAATCAATACTCATGGTTTTATAGGCTACATTGACAAAATGCAGGATGTACCCTATAGACTGGTAATACAAAAACCGGCAGATTTCTATGGAACTACAGCTTTAGTGGATCAGGATAAATCTGATGTTACTGATACTTACGTTCTGGCAAACTATGCTAAAGTAACAGATTCACCATTAATGTATACGAAACCAAATTATACAAGCTTTAATGCAGGCGGTATGGATCTGGTTCTTGGTGTATACTCTCCTACCGGCAAATACAAAGCTGCAGATTTTAAGGACAACCTCGAGAAAATGGTTGTTGCCCAAAAGAAATTCTTAGGCGATATGAATACCAATAAGAAATACGCTATTATGTTGTATTTATCTGGTGGAGATGGGCCTGGTATTAAGGGTTACGGAGCATTGGAACACCACGAATCCACAAGTGTAGTTCTCCCGGAAGCTATGTCTAAAGAAGCTATTGACAAGGCTATTACCGATGTTGTTTCTCACGAGTTCTTTCATACTGTAAATCCTTTAAAAACACATTCCGAGGAGATACATTACTTTGATTATGCAGACCCTAAAATGTCTCAGCACTTATGGATGTATGAAGGTGGTACCGAATATTTTGCTAATCTATTTCAGATACAGGAGGGTCTTATCGACAAAAATGATTTCTTAACCAGAATAAACCAAAAAATTGCAGGTTCCAAAAGATATAAAGATACCTTGCCATTTACTGTAATGAGTAAGAATATCCTTCAGGATGCGTATAAAGACCAGTATGCAAATGTATACGAAAAGGGTACACTTCTTACCATGTGCCTTGATATAGAATTAAGAGAGCTATCGAAAGGTGAAATGGGTTACCGTGATATGATCAGAAAATTATCACAGCGATTTGGAGAGAATAAGCCCTTCAAAGATGATAAGTTAATTGACGAGCTGGTTATTGTTACGGGCTATCCGCAGGTAAGAGACTTTTACAATAAATATATCGCCGGAAACGAGCCTACTCCATACGAGAAGTATCTGAATAAGGTCGGTGTAGAAGTTGTAAAAACTGAGAAACCTATCTTCTGGCTAACGAAGAATCCAAATGGCACAACTTCTTACAACAACAAAGACAATACATTTACATTCACACCAGATGCAGAGGTATCTCCTTTCGGAAAAAGCATTGGTTTTAAAACTACTGATGAGTTTTTAGCAGTAAATGGAAAAACAATTGATGTATCAAAAATGAAAGACTTTATCAACTATATGTCCAGTATTAAAGAAGGTGAAGATGTTACTATCACAGTTTTAAGACAAAACGGAGATAAGAAAGAAAAAATTGACCTTAAAGGAAAAGCTATTATTGATAAACTTGTAAATGAAAAGTTGCAGTATAAGGCTAACCCTACTCCTGCTGAGCAAAAATTACAGAATCAGTGGCTAACAGGAAAAAAGTAA